One region of Polypterus senegalus isolate Bchr_013 chromosome 11, ASM1683550v1, whole genome shotgun sequence genomic DNA includes:
- the LOC120538625 gene encoding enkurin-like translates to MDKSVSLYKTMGPAKVEVPSPQNFLRKHSKEKRLPQKKPFKYADHEKRKPPIPPRPENPLKRSPNKKNFIASNAMEVIKASPKKPPVCFVDSRKGDRHLLETSGIPKFINKKGYGEIPEYIVKIKEKKKEYETYLKDQFYKARPKQLHDEDRQRLLYGLKKNWEELNRQYLCLPVLIDTNPVKQHKQRLEHAMDQLEKDIKKVEEEPVIYIDFH, encoded by the coding sequence atggataaaagtgtcagtctGTATAAAACTATGGGCCCCGCAAAAGTAGAAGTCCCTTCTCCTCAAAATTTTCTGCGGAAGCATTCAAAAGAGAAGAGGTTACCTCAGAAGAAGCCCTTCAAATATGCAGATCATGAGAAGAGGAAACCTCCTATACCACCCAGACCTGAAAACCCACTAAAGAGAAGCccaaacaaaaagaattttattgcCAGTAATGCTATGGAAGTCATAAAGGCAAGTCCAAAGAAGCCCCCAGTATGCTTTGTAGATTCCAGGAAAGGTGACAGGCATCTTTTGGAAACCTCAGGAATTCCAAAGTTTATTAATAAGAAGGGTTATGGGGAAATCCCTGAATATATTGTGAAGAtcaaggagaagaagaaagaatatgAAACTTATTTAAAAGACCAATTTTACAAAGCAAGGCCAAAGCAGCTCCATGATGAAGACCGCCAGAGGCTACTTTATGGTCTCAAGAAAAACTGGGAAGAGCTAAATCGTCAGTATTTGTGTCTCCCGGTGCTTATTGACACAAACCCTGTTAAGCAGCACAAGCAGAGACTGGAGCATGCAATGGACCAACTTGAGAAAGATATCAAAAAAGTTGAGGAGGAGCCTGTGATCTACATTGACTTTCACTAA